GACAACCGTGGTGCCCGCTCGGACGGCGACCTCACCGATCGGGAACGCGAGGTGCTGCGCCTGGTCGCGGCCGGCGAACCGACCCGACGAATCGCCGGCCAACTGGGTATATCCGCTGAGACGGTGGAGACCCACGTCCGGTCCGGGATGCGCAAGCTGGGCGCACGCACCCGTACCGAGGCCGCTGCGCTGGCGCTGGAGGTGCTGTGACGGGTGCGGAAGATGCGGCGATGAGTGATCCACCGCGGTACGTCGTGCCCTCTGCGACGGACGCGACCAGCGTGCTGCGCCGGTTGGCCCGCGACGGTTGGCTGACCCGGGAGGGCTTCGCGGTCGCCGAGCCCAGCTGGGACCTGGCCACGGCGAAGCTCGTGCTGTTCGGGCGGGTACCGGACACCGAGACGGTCCGGCTGGCGGTGCTGGCCGCCGCCCGGGGCGCGGGCGTGGTCGCCATCGTGGACCCGACCGGCGAGATCGGCCGTGCCCTGGTCGACGACCTCAGCCGGCTCGGTCCGGTGCACCAGGATCCGGACGACGAACCGGAGTCGGACAACGAGTCGGCGCTGAGCCGGCTCATCCCGGAGCAGCGGGCGCTGCTGGAACGCCTGGCCGACGGCGAGACGATCGCCGCGGCGGCGGCGGCCGAGTTCCTGTCGCTGCGGACCGCGAACCGGCGGATCGCCCAGGCCCGCGAGGCGCTCGGGGTGCGTACCACCCGGGAGGCGGTGCTCGCCTACGTACGGCAGCGCCGCTAGCAAGGAAGGGCCCCTTCCTATCGTTTTCTGTAGAAGAAGGGCCCCTTCCTAACACCCTCAGAACTGGATGCGGGCCGCGATCGGTAGGTGGTCGCTCCCGGTCGCGGGCAGCGACCAGACCTCGGTGACGGTCGCCGACCGGGCCAGGATCTGGTCTATCCGGGCGACCGGCAGCGTCGCCGGCCAGCTGAACGCGAGACCCGATTCCGGCGTACCCAGCCGTGAGGTGACCGGGTCCAGCCCACGGTCGTCGACGGTGCCGTTGAGG
The nucleotide sequence above comes from Plantactinospora soyae. Encoded proteins:
- a CDS encoding LuxR family transcriptional regulator, whose amino-acid sequence is MSDPPRYVVPSATDATSVLRRLARDGWLTREGFAVAEPSWDLATAKLVLFGRVPDTETVRLAVLAAARGAGVVAIVDPTGEIGRALVDDLSRLGPVHQDPDDEPESDNESALSRLIPEQRALLERLADGETIAAAAAAEFLSLRTANRRIAQAREALGVRTTREAVLAYVRQRR